In Mesotoga infera, one genomic interval encodes:
- a CDS encoding ferritin, giving the protein MITARMEKEINAQIKAEFESAFIYMGMAAWAHKNGYFGTENFMWKQAKEEEEHAMKFIDYLKDVDATVDIPGIEKPTIEYKSIFDVFEKGLEHEKYITSRINNLVTISDEDGDYATNDFLQWYVTEQVEEEKTFRNIVKRLKMVGDHVNGIFMIDSKLEER; this is encoded by the coding sequence ATGATAACAGCAAGAATGGAAAAGGAAATCAACGCCCAGATAAAGGCCGAGTTTGAATCTGCGTTCATTTACATGGGTATGGCCGCCTGGGCTCACAAGAATGGATACTTTGGAACGGAGAACTTCATGTGGAAACAGGCAAAAGAAGAAGAAGAACACGCAATGAAGTTCATTGACTACCTTAAGGACGTAGATGCAACCGTTGATATTCCTGGCATCGAGAAACCGACTATTGAATACAAGTCGATTTTCGATGTGTTCGAAAAAGGGCTTGAACATGAGAAATATATAACTTCAAGGATCAACAATCTCGTTACTATTTCCGATGAAGACGGGGATTACGCTACGAATGATTTTCTTCAGTGGTATGTCACGGAGCAGGTGGAGGAAGAGAAGACATTCAGGAACATAGTCAAGAGGCTGAAAATGGTCGGCGACCACGTGAATGGAATCTTCATGATCGATTCGAAGCTAGAAGAGCGATAG
- a CDS encoding LysM peptidoglycan-binding domain-containing protein has protein sequence MRRLLSLIFIISFSTLLLASNLLLTIIHTSDIHGNVFPIDYTTGEFADVGLAKVSSFVNHMRSTNPSTIVIDTGDLIQGTPFSYYFARMDDSTVNPVISAMNMIGFTASVIGSHEFSYGPKLLEEAVNCAEFPFLCANVVFEGSEDPVFPPYEILTLESDDEKLRIAILGLTTTLTQKWEDPEHIAGLSFLDPVCVAEKYVALLREEADVLIVAYHGGFERDLATGEPTEELSGENVGYEILKRVEGIDVMLTGYQHRTISEIVDGVVVSQPSSRGSFVGRVELGLEKRDGGWQIIDRSAGLVSMRAYNADIALMEKLGDFENHVQNWLDQRAGFAVGDFYIGDHFEAALKDNALVEFINKVQMEASGASISCASILTDEITGWMTGPITFRDIISVYPSSSTLKVLRVTGADIKAALEKSAECFAYTDNEIALSEGCINSKSLHKDYYMWEGIDYIIAVDRPLGERVLSLRRNGKPLDMNETYEIVLNSYRAGGGGGYYMFEGRPVQRNIMLDISEIMMDYVMDRHVINAEVDNNWSVGTGFIHTIGWNETLRSIAEMYGISASEIMEYNPDLTRVRSIPTGTELIIYTPSIR, from the coding sequence ATGCGGAGACTGCTTTCTTTAATCTTCATTATCTCTTTCTCAACTCTGTTGCTTGCTTCTAATCTTTTGCTCACGATTATCCATACGAGTGACATTCATGGAAACGTCTTCCCAATAGATTATACAACCGGGGAATTCGCCGATGTGGGGCTGGCAAAGGTGTCGAGTTTCGTTAATCATATGAGATCGACCAATCCGAGTACGATTGTCATAGATACGGGAGACCTGATTCAGGGAACCCCTTTTTCATACTACTTTGCAAGAATGGATGACTCTACTGTCAATCCCGTAATAAGTGCCATGAACATGATTGGATTTACCGCTTCCGTAATAGGGAGTCATGAGTTCAGCTACGGGCCAAAGCTTCTTGAGGAAGCTGTAAATTGCGCAGAGTTCCCCTTTCTTTGTGCAAACGTGGTCTTTGAAGGCAGTGAAGATCCTGTCTTCCCCCCCTATGAGATACTCACCCTCGAAAGTGACGATGAGAAGCTAAGGATCGCGATTCTCGGCCTTACAACGACTCTCACACAGAAATGGGAAGATCCCGAACATATTGCCGGTCTTTCCTTTCTGGATCCTGTTTGTGTCGCTGAGAAATACGTTGCTTTGCTGAGAGAAGAGGCAGATGTTTTAATAGTCGCTTACCACGGAGGTTTTGAAAGAGATCTGGCAACTGGGGAGCCCACCGAAGAGCTTTCTGGAGAAAATGTCGGTTACGAGATACTGAAACGAGTCGAGGGAATTGATGTGATGTTGACCGGTTATCAGCACAGAACCATTTCGGAGATAGTAGATGGAGTTGTTGTTTCTCAGCCTTCGAGTCGAGGAAGCTTCGTCGGCAGAGTTGAACTGGGACTTGAGAAGAGAGATGGTGGCTGGCAGATTATCGACAGATCCGCAGGTCTTGTGTCGATGAGGGCATATAATGCAGACATAGCTTTGATGGAAAAGCTCGGAGATTTCGAGAACCATGTTCAGAACTGGCTCGATCAGCGTGCCGGTTTCGCCGTGGGAGACTTCTATATAGGAGACCATTTTGAAGCCGCGTTGAAAGACAATGCTCTAGTTGAGTTTATCAACAAGGTGCAGATGGAAGCATCAGGCGCGAGTATTTCTTGTGCCTCGATCCTAACGGACGAGATTACTGGATGGATGACGGGACCCATCACTTTTCGCGATATTATTTCTGTCTATCCCTCTTCAAGTACCCTGAAAGTACTTAGAGTAACTGGCGCAGATATCAAGGCCGCCCTCGAGAAAAGCGCCGAGTGCTTTGCTTACACCGACAATGAGATCGCTCTCTCGGAGGGCTGCATTAATTCAAAGTCTTTGCACAAAGACTATTACATGTGGGAGGGAATAGATTACATAATCGCCGTGGATAGACCTCTCGGAGAGAGAGTTCTCAGCCTGAGGAGAAATGGAAAGCCTCTCGATATGAACGAGACATATGAGATCGTCTTGAACAGCTATAGAGCAGGTGGCGGAGGCGGATATTACATGTTTGAAGGCAGGCCCGTTCAAAGAAACATCATGCTCGACATCTCGGAAATCATGATGGATTACGTGATGGACAGGCATGTAATAAATGCTGAAGTAGACAACAACTGGTCCGTGGGAACTGGATTCATTCATACAATAGGGTGGAACGAGACATTGAGGTCCATAGCCGAAATGTATGGAATTAGCGCCTCTGAGATTATGGAATACAACCCCGACCTCACAAGAGTACGAAGTATCCCGACCGGCACGGAGCTGATCATTTACACACCTTCGATTCGATAG
- a CDS encoding alpha/beta fold hydrolase, translating into MEGFVVVPGGRIWYEVKGGDTEGIPLLTIHGGPGVPHNYLETLETLNNERPVVFYDQLGCGKSDRTSEKSLWRIERFVEEIELLRSELAYPEIHLLGQSWGTILACEYALKYPETVKSIVLSGPAMSISRFESDARRLMEKLKVSSREAISRAEKSGNFNQEDYQKAVSEFYGKFVCRMEPWPECMNEAVAGMGEDVYNYMYGPSEFTVTGVLKGYDCSSRLGKISCPVLLTCGEHDEATPEATAFYREKFPNAVMRVFEEASHEHHLEKPFEYIREVRQFLTRAESKS; encoded by the coding sequence ATGGAAGGATTTGTAGTGGTTCCAGGAGGTAGAATATGGTATGAAGTTAAGGGCGGAGATACTGAAGGTATCCCGCTGCTAACGATTCATGGCGGACCGGGCGTTCCTCACAACTACTTGGAGACACTCGAAACACTTAACAACGAAAGACCTGTGGTATTCTACGACCAGCTGGGTTGCGGAAAATCAGACAGAACTTCAGAGAAATCTCTGTGGAGAATCGAGCGCTTTGTCGAGGAGATAGAGCTTTTGCGAAGTGAATTAGCCTACCCGGAAATTCACCTGCTAGGGCAGTCCTGGGGAACAATTCTTGCCTGCGAATACGCTCTGAAATATCCTGAGACTGTCAAGAGCATCGTTCTCTCAGGTCCGGCAATGAGTATTTCAAGATTCGAAAGCGATGCCAGAAGGCTAATGGAGAAGCTTAAAGTTTCATCTAGAGAGGCAATCAGTAGAGCAGAGAAAAGCGGCAACTTCAACCAAGAAGATTATCAGAAAGCAGTGTCGGAGTTCTACGGCAAGTTCGTTTGCAGAATGGAACCATGGCCAGAGTGCATGAATGAGGCCGTCGCAGGCATGGGGGAAGACGTCTACAATTATATGTACGGACCTAGCGAATTCACCGTAACCGGTGTCCTGAAGGGTTACGACTGCAGTTCGCGGCTCGGCAAAATCAGCTGTCCCGTTCTGCTGACCTGCGGCGAGCACGACGAGGCAACACCGGAGGCAACCGCTTTCTACAGAGAGAAGTTTCCGAACGCTGTAATGAGAGTATTTGAAGAGGCTTCTCATGAGCACCATCTCGAAAAGCCGTTCGAATATATCAGGGAAGTTAGACAGTTCCTGACCCGTGCTGAATCGAAATCTTAA